One window of the Triticum dicoccoides isolate Atlit2015 ecotype Zavitan chromosome 3B, WEW_v2.0, whole genome shotgun sequence genome contains the following:
- the LOC119279543 gene encoding BTB/POZ and MATH domain-containing protein 3-like — TIRCVLTVITQHTEDQSAIVIRRSNLHDHLADMLEGREGTDVTFSVGDQFFHAHRCMLTARSPVFKAELSSGMEENPSGHIKVDDMEPVIFQALLHFIYTDTFPYNGGVDKNVPLQHLFVAVDRYGLDRLTTMCEQMLCESIDVHTVATTLALAEQHQCVELKRACLGFLSSQCVLSDIQETDGFKHLISSCPSIVGDIINSVAITSGRAAKRARVEATHSDSSSSYTGDY; from the coding sequence ACAATCAGGTGCGTCTTGACCGTCATCACGCAACACACGGAGGACCAGAGCGCCATCGTCATCCGCCGGTCGAACCTCCACGACCACCTGGCAGACATGTTGGAGGGCAGGGAAGGCACAGACGTGACATTCAGCGTGGGCGACCAGTTTTTCCACGCTCATAGATGCATGCTGACTGCACGATCGCCGGTGTTCAAGGCGGAGCTTTCTAGTGGAATGGAGGAGAACCCTAGTGGACACATCAAGGTCGACGACATGGAGCCCGTCATCTTCCAGGCGCTTCTTCACTTCATCTACACGGATACCTTCCCATATAATGGAGGTGTAGACAAGAATGTGCCATTGCAACACTTGTTTGTTGCCGTGGATCGGTATGGGCTGGATAGGCTCACGACAATGTGTGAACAAATGCTATGCGAGAGCATCGACGTGCACACAGTTGCCACCACACTTGCCTTAGCGGAGCAGCACCAATGCGTGGAACTCAAGCGTGCATGCCTTGGATTCCTGTCCTCTCAATGTGTGCTCAGTGACATCCAAGAGACAGATGGATTCAAGCACCTCATATCCAGCTGCCCTTCTATTGTAGGGGACATCATAAACAGCGTCGCCATCACTAGCGGTAGGGCTGCCAAAAGAGCTCGAGTCGAAGCCACTCACAGCGACTCGTCTTCTAGCTACACCGGAGATTATTga